The Hevea brasiliensis isolate MT/VB/25A 57/8 chromosome 9, ASM3005281v1, whole genome shotgun sequence nucleotide sequence TTTGATAGCTCGGGCTCTACAAATCTCTAATTGCTGTTATTTCAAAGCTTCTAGAGAGAGAAACAGCAAGCAATTCGAACTCTCAAGCTTTACCCTCACACATGCCCTGAGATTCTTGTGCATAATACTCCGTACAGATTCCTATTCTTCGTTTCACTGGTGCGTTTTTTTAGCGCGTTTCCTTGTTCTCTGTTTGAAGTTCCTTCTGCTTTatgttggaatttttttttttttttttgggttccgATATCTCTTTCTGTTTCGCTGCCTTGGAATTTTGGATTCTCTGTTTTTGTCTCTTTTTTGCCTTTTCTTTTCTGTGGAACTGAAGGGTTATGTAAGGATAGGGATGCTAATGGGAATACAGTATGTTCGGGGAATTTCGCATTTCTCGCTTTCCTGAACTTGAGGCTTTGCTTTTTTAGCTCGTACTAGTATTCCCTTTGATTGTGAGTGAAGTTAAGGATTCGGTGAGTCGCTCGTGGATTTTAGTTGTTTGATCCACTGAGCTTCTAGGAGTTTGAGTTTTGCCAATTAGGGTTTTCTGCACAGGGGTTTTTGTCGTTCAGGGCGTTCCGCTCGTAGAAGACGGTTAGTGACTaattgctttatatatatatatatatattggtccAACCATTTTCGCTATTTTGGTCTGAAAATGTTAGCAGAAGAAAGAAATCCGAGGCTAGGATGGTTCGATTTTCTTTATTTGTTTAAGCCCAAATATCTTAAGCGTTGCTACTACTGCTATGATGTACAGTATCTAATAATTTAGCAAACTAAATTAACGAAATACATTTTTCTGCTATTCTATACTGTAGATAAATTCATTGGCAACCAAATGGAAGCTTACGCTGTAATGGGCTCATGGATGCCTTAACCCCCATCCCCATACTTTCTATTTTAATGTTTCAAAGTGAGAGATGATATCCTTTTTTTACTAGATGGCTCCATgatccttcttttcttttttggtgGCGGCAAAGGGATGGGAGGTGCTGAATGGCTTTATGCTCCTTGATCACATCAGAACTATAAATGgacatagtggatttattaggaaaATAATGAATGATAAGTGCTTGATGGTGATTAAGATCTACAGTAAAATGAAGCACCTACTGAATTCTCCAATCTCCATTTGCAGGGTTTTCACTGAAACATAATTACATGTAATGTTATGAGGTTACTGGATATGGAGAGAGTACCAGAATCAAAGGCTCTTCCTGGTAAATTACCTGTTTTGTGTCAGGTATCAAATACACGCGTGGCCTTGGGGAGAGAAGGAGGTCCGGTACCAAAGCTGCAGACAAGCTTGGTAAGGGAAGTAATGGGACAATTTAATGCACAAGGCTCCCAAGTTACTGACTCTAATGAACTTGTAAGACCATGGAAGGGAAAAGACACTTTGCTTGTGCAAGAAGAGTTAATGCATGATGTTGTTACTTCTAAGGGAAGCAGTAATTCCTTTGATGAAGGTGGCCCAAGTTCTTTCTCTGGGGCTAGTCATCCACCTGAGCCAGTTGATACAGATCTAATGAAAACAATGACGTATGTACCAATAAGGCAGAAGAAATCTGAGGCTGGATGCCTCATGAAGAGTATGTCTGTGAAGGGGCCTTTCCTAGAAGACCTTTCAATCAGGGTTCCACCTAAGAAACCAAGCCCACCTGTTCTTTCACCAGCAGAAAATTTGGTTGAAGAACCTAATGACTTAGTCACTCTGTCTTCGCCATTTTCAGTTCCTCGTGCATCTCAAAATAGAGAAAACTCTCTCCTCCCGCATGATTCAGAGGAGAAAGAATGTGTGTGGGATGCTTCTTTGCCTCCAAGTGGTAATGTAAGTCCACATAGTAGCATTGAAAGTACTGGTGTTGTCACAGCCATGAGCATTGTTAATAGCTGTGCCAGTACATGTAGAAGTGATGTCATTACAAGTGATGGTATATTGATTATGGAGAGAAACTGTGAAAGTACAAAGGGGAGCATTAGTGTTAGAGGAGATTCACTTGAGAGTGCAAAAACCAGTGTTAGCCGTGCAAGTGATAGCAGTGGCCTCAGTGATGACAGCAATTGGAGCAATATTACTGGGAGTGCAAACAAGCCCCACAAAGGAAATGATCCTAGGTGGAAAGCTATTCTTGCCATCCGAGCACGAGATGGAATTTTAGGCATGAGTCACTTTAGACTGCTAAAACAGCTTGGTTGTGGCGACATTGGTAGTGTGTATCTTTCAGAACTGAGTGGAACTCGTTCCTGTTTTGCAATGAAAGTAATGGACAAGACATCTCTTGCAAGCAGGAAGAAGTTGACTAGGGCTCAGACAGAAAGGGAGATTTTGCAGCTGTTGGATCATCCATTTCTGCCGACCTTGTATACGCATTTTGAAACTGACAGATTCTCATGTTTGGTCATGGAATACTGTCCAGGGGGTGATCTACACACTCTGAGGCAACGGCAACCTGGGAAACATTTTTCTGAGTATGCTGCAAGGTATGTTTTTATTCTAACATGATCCTTTCCAatgtttttaactttttattctAACATCATCCTTTCCTCTATATTCAGCATATACCTCCTGTATCCTTATGAGCCAACCCCCTTTTTGGCTTTCTTCTTTCATGTTGTTTGCTGTAATGTCCCTTAAGGGTCAATTGCATAATTTTTGCTCTGCATTTGGAGTAGTTAGCACCTGAAAAGGGCTTCTTTCCAGTGAATCCTCTTGATCATGACATTTTGTGAGTTTTGGATTTGATATTTGAATCAGAAAGTGTGGCATGTCGATAGTATATCTATCATGTGGTTGTATGTGCAGTACTACCTCAGCTTTCATCACTTTTGGCAACCAACTGGCGGTAATTACATGAATGTATCTTCTGAGTGCTTGTGAAACATCAATTCTAAGTTCATTGCTCCAACTTCTATGAAAGAATTAGAACCCTTTTTTTTTCCATGTTGTTGTAATTCCTTGGACACAGTTCACTAATTTTAGAAGTTTGGAGGAGCATTCGAAGATTCATTAATTCTGGACATTCTGTATTTGTGCCTTCAGTTACTCCCTGCCACCTTCCTCGTTTCTCTTAACTCATTTCTGACTTTGTATCCCTTATTTTATGCATTGGATAACATCTTTATGAGtttttaacaaaaatttcattCAGACCAGGTTTATAGTTATTAATTGGGAAGGAACTGATTATAGTTGGAAGAGTCAATACTATCAATCTCACTATCTCAAGCCTTAGGTGTGTAAATCAAAACAGCAGAATGGTTTTAAGGTTCTCACTCGCATGTAAAAAAGCAGTGACTCCAGATTAAGTATAGAACAGTTGGAGCCCCTACAGAAGTTACAGAAGATGGATTTTCCTACCTCAACAAATGGTTGCCATTAATATCATATTTACAATCTCCTTCTTCGTGTTCCTCTTTGATGTAGCAAATTGTCCTTTTCCTTGCCCTCCTGCTTTCCTATCTTCAGGATTGTGACCTGTGACACTAGCTTTCATCTGCTACCGTTAGAATTATGAAAAAGGTCCCCTAGACCACTTATATTTTAACCAGCAACTATGCTAATACTGTGTTTATAATGAACTAAAATTACTGTATTTCTAATTGATTTTCTATCCACTATTCTTGTCTTGAATAGTAAGTGCTGAAATACTAGACAAGGTGATCTGGTGATTTTCTAATGTGTTTGAAATGCGAGTTTTATCTTTCCATATGGATAACAAAAATAATACTGTTGTGAAATATCTATTTGAATGTCTTTTAGTGTTATAATATTTTTCCAGCTATATAATCTTAGTTTTTGTTCTTGCAGATTTTATGCTGCTGAGGTTTTGTTGGCACTTGAATATCTCCACATGCTTGGAGTTGTCTACAGGGACTTGAAGCCTGAAAATGTTCTTGTCCGTGATGATGGCCACATAATGCTCTCAGATTTCGATCTTTCCCTTAGATGTGCAGTTTCACCCACCCTGATAAAAATCTCATTTGATTCTGATCCTTCAAAACGAGTTGGTGGGGGTGCATTTTGTGTTCAGCCTGCCTGTGTTGAGCCCTCATCTGTATGTGTCCAGCCTGCATGCTTCATTCCTCGAATCTTCCCtcaaaaaagtaagaataagactCGAAATCCTCGAGCAGAGCATGGACTGCCTAATAGTGCACTTCCTGAGCTTGTAGCAGAACCCACTGCAGCCCGGTCCATGTCCTTTGTTGGAACCCATGAATACCTAGCCCCTGAAATTATCAAGGGAGAAGGCCATGGTAGTGCTGTTGATTGGTGGACATTTGGCATTTTCTTGCATGAGCTACTCTATGGAAAGACCCCATTCAAAGGCTCAGGGAATCGTGCTACGCTGTTCAATGTGGTGGGGCAACAGCTTAGATTCCCAGACTCTCCAGCAACCAGCTACGCTAGCCGAGATTTGATCCGAGGGTTGCTGGTGAAGGAACCACAGAACAGGTTGGGAGTGAAGAGGGGTGCAACTGAGATCAAGCAGCACGCTTTCTTTGAAGGTGTAAATTGGGCTCTAATAAGGTGCAGCACACCTCCAGAAGTGCCAAGACCCATGGAGACAGAGCTACCTGGGAAATTTGGGGCAGTTGATCCAATTGGGGTGCACAGCAGCAGTAAAAGAGTGGTGGGGGCAGACATGAAGTCTGGGGGTAAGTATCTGGACTTCGAGTTCTTCTAGCACAGGCTTCTTGTGGTGTATTAGTATTTAGTGGATCTTTACAAGAATATGTCTGTATTCTGTTGTGATAATGAACTTCAGTTCGCCTGCCTCGTAGGAGGAAAAATTTATCAATTGGATACACGAGTATTTTTATGTTTCACTTGCTGTCTTTAAAATACAAGAACTAATGAACTAATGCCGTTATTTTATGAAGAAAaattactcatcatttcctcGGAACATTCCCACTTCCACTTAAGCCACTTCACATTGTACAAATTTTAATGTACTCTACCAAAAATAAAAGAACAAAAACCAATACAAGACGGATACTTTTTACTGTGTAGTCTATTAGTTATAACTAGcctattgaataaaaaaataaaaaattaccgATGCAAGATAAACTAAAACTAAAACTAAAATAAACGGATACAAATCTATTCATATGGATGGATATGGTACCTAATTACAAATCAATAATGGAGTGAGATGGACAAAGGAGCAGGAAGTGGTGAACCTTAATGAATCGATGCCCTTGCTTTTGAAATCCCAAATGATTTAACAGATAGTTAAGAATATGAAAAGGCCCTTCATGTGAAATCTACTTGAAATAGCATTGGTCGTTTCCATAATTGTGCTTTTAAATATGAAATGTCAGGGAAGAGATCCTACTCTGCAGCCCATTTTAGGCAGTTAATTGGAAGGGCAACAGCCTGACAAGCACAGACCGCTCTGCAATTACAATAGTTTCCCCGTTAGTTGGGAATTAAAAATGAACattggtgtttttttttttttttttggtcctgCATCTGTGTTTTCAAAGAATTATTTATAAACCCGTCCACCACAAGGGTTACGTTATTTgcctttctttcttttattttttattttttaaattgagaATACAGATTTTCCCCTTTCATCATTTACTTATTTTTTAGGAAACAAACAAGTGATAAATAAGTAAAAATTTTGCCTCAATTGATAATATAGCTTACTCTGCTACTACCATGGAAATGAATTAAAGAAAAGGGCAAAGCAGTTAACGATTCCAAAAAGATCCAAAGCTTTTAGCAATTGCAAACGGAGCCCACATATCAATGATGAATTATCATCTGGTCCCCAGAAGGCCAACTGGTTCCTCTTTACGTTCGCGGATCTTTAATTATTCCACATTTTCATCTGAAGTTTTACAATATAAAGCCTTTAAAAGTAGAATGCGTATAATTTATTCatcatgctgaaattttgaaatctGATACAACAATCTAACCAAATTCCTATACAGAGACATTTCCCTCCCCTTGGTCTAAAGAAGGATGACAAAACCGCAAAAAGGCTCCACATATTTACATATCAAAAATATCCCCCAAAAAGTAATATCTTAAGAGCCCACAGCCAAATAATCCCAGCCCTTATGAACTCCAACTTACCTCAAAAATCCAACAAGAAAAATAATGTATAACTATTTGATGGCATAGGAACGGTTGCATACCAGTTCAAGTGCCTCCATAAATAAGGAAGAAAAGCTAGTCAATGCCTGGAAAACGCCTGGCAGGCCTGTCTGAAGATTATTCAGTGTCATGGCCCTTGTCACTTCCACTGCCTTGGCATGTCTCAGCATCTCATCTTCCACCCGCCTCTGGGAGGCTGCAAGCTCAGATTTCTTCTCAGCCAGTGGATCCCGAGCATCCAATACCTGCCCGTTATCAGGTCCAGTATCAGGGGGCCCAATACCAACCATGGAGTAAGAGTGATAGAACTTCCTTTCAATGTTCCGAAGAGAAGAAGCCTTCTTCTCTAGCTCTTTTGATGCAATTTCTGTTCGCTTTTTAATTTTCAgctcctcagtctgttttacaGATATCACATGAACAACATTGATGAAGCTCTTGATGGCTTCAGAAGCAACCGTATCTGGTACACGGTCAAGAGCAAGCTTCCACTCATCACAGAAGGCATATGAATCAGAGTGTTCCACATTGCCATTGACATTGTCATTGCTCACAGGAAGAAGGGTGAGCTTGAACCAGCCATGGACAGATTGGATAAAGTCCCGCTGGAATTTTATAAGGCGGCAGAAACTGGAATGCCAGGCAAATACAGCTGACTCCAGATCACGAGTTGCCTGTTTGTGCAGTTCAGATGTTGAGTCACCCTTGGCTGATCGGTTCACAAGGCCACGGACTTGTTGTATGATGTTGTTCTGAACTTCATGGTGCTGATGCATTGATTTCCACATGTACATGAATCTGCATCGAGTATTTTGGATGAGTAACTCCCTAAATGGTTTAATGGACAtcaattaaacaatcaaactgtTTCAAATTCATAGTGACAAAGGAGATTGCTGTGGATATGTGGTGCAAACAAAACTTCAGTTTCATCCTTTAATAATGCATGCCTGCATTTATTACCCATATGGAGTATATTCACTCCAGTCATATTCACATATCTGTCATGATTCAGAAACACAGAAAGCAATAATTGGATTTACTTTCAGATTAAAAGCTAAATGAAGAGGTTGGACGCCTTGGCTTCACATCTTAAGTACTATCAATGACCGCCTTCCCAAAAACTGAtgcaagctctctctctctctctctctctctctctcctcttcctCTAAACCACTATTATATGCTAAACTTCTTCAAGTAGCCCCAGCTTCAGCATATCAGTGTACATGTTTGGCATGGACAGATATTAACGAACATAATGAACATGGATTTAGAGCCAACAAAACCATCTTCGTAGAATGGTCGTTATGCAATCATCGCCCTATTACCTATGCACAACTACCACTTGATTGTCCCAGCTAACTACTGTTCTTTTATATCGATACCATCAAAAGTCAACTGTTGTTTACCACAAAATATAACCTACCAACCAATGAACAAACAGACAATGGTGGGTCATCATGGTAAAGTCTAATGCTCCTAACTCTCTCCCATCAATTAACTTTAGCCTCAACAGTCGATCA carries:
- the LOC110663188 gene encoding serine/threonine-protein kinase D6PKL1, with translation MRLLDMERVPESKALPGKLPVLCQVSNTRVALGREGGPVPKLQTSLVREVMGQFNAQGSQVTDSNELVRPWKGKDTLLVQEELMHDVVTSKGSSNSFDEGGPSSFSGASHPPEPVDTDLMKTMTYVPIRQKKSEAGCLMKSMSVKGPFLEDLSIRVPPKKPSPPVLSPAENLVEEPNDLVTLSSPFSVPRASQNRENSLLPHDSEEKECVWDASLPPSGNVSPHSSIESTGVVTAMSIVNSCASTCRSDVITSDGILIMERNCESTKGSISVRGDSLESAKTSVSRASDSSGLSDDSNWSNITGSANKPHKGNDPRWKAILAIRARDGILGMSHFRLLKQLGCGDIGSVYLSELSGTRSCFAMKVMDKTSLASRKKLTRAQTEREILQLLDHPFLPTLYTHFETDRFSCLVMEYCPGGDLHTLRQRQPGKHFSEYAARFYAAEVLLALEYLHMLGVVYRDLKPENVLVRDDGHIMLSDFDLSLRCAVSPTLIKISFDSDPSKRVGGGAFCVQPACVEPSSVCVQPACFIPRIFPQKSKNKTRNPRAEHGLPNSALPELVAEPTAARSMSFVGTHEYLAPEIIKGEGHGSAVDWWTFGIFLHELLYGKTPFKGSGNRATLFNVVGQQLRFPDSPATSYASRDLIRGLLVKEPQNRLGVKRGATEIKQHAFFEGVNWALIRCSTPPEVPRPMETELPGKFGAVDPIGVHSSSKRVVGADMKSGGKYLDFEFF